Proteins encoded together in one Fibrobacter sp. UWP2 window:
- a CDS encoding M15 family metallopeptidase: MLFFFGQSFSHETDSLFVPPKPAKPLRFCTAAKQWVDYATHDSNLVEITRLPGIRMDLRYGSYNNVTGHDLYCGVQRAFVHRDALPKLKKTLAIIKKELPGYTLVIFDAARPMYAQAALKSTVAGTPYSNYVSSGKTGGLHNYGLALDLTLADSSGNLLDMGTDFDSFERCAGEVGEADALERGRLTQRQIDNRNVLRGVMKRAGWVTLNSEWWHFNAYTRAYTKEHYSLFPL, from the coding sequence TTGCTGTTTTTCTTTGGGCAGAGTTTTTCCCATGAGACCGATTCGCTTTTTGTACCGCCCAAGCCGGCGAAACCCTTGCGCTTTTGCACGGCGGCAAAGCAGTGGGTGGATTACGCCACGCACGATTCCAACCTGGTCGAGATTACGCGCCTGCCGGGAATCCGCATGGATTTGCGTTACGGCAGCTACAACAACGTGACGGGCCACGACTTGTATTGCGGCGTCCAGCGGGCTTTTGTCCACAGGGATGCCCTGCCCAAGCTAAAGAAGACGCTCGCGATTATCAAAAAGGAACTGCCTGGCTACACGCTTGTGATTTTTGACGCGGCAAGGCCGATGTACGCCCAGGCGGCACTCAAGAGCACGGTGGCGGGGACGCCTTATTCCAACTATGTTTCGTCGGGCAAAACAGGCGGGCTGCACAACTACGGGTTGGCGCTTGATTTGACGCTTGCCGACAGCAGCGGCAACTTGCTAGACATGGGTACTGACTTTGATTCGTTTGAGCGTTGCGCGGGCGAGGTGGGTGAGGCCGATGCTTTGGAACGCGGACGGCTCACGCAACGACAAATCGATAACCGCAACGTTTTGCGCGGCGTTATGAAACGCGCCGGGTGGGTGACGCTCAATAGTGAATGGTGGCATTTTAACGCGTATACGCGTGCTTATACGAAGGAACATTATTCGCTGTTTCCGCTGTGA